One genomic window of Mucilaginibacter sp. SJ includes the following:
- a CDS encoding ABC transporter permease yields MLKNYIKIAFRNIVKNKVHAFINIAGLSVGMAVAMLIGLWIWDELSFDKYHSTYNRMGQIMVTQTANGETPTFRSTVVPLSAELRTKYASDFKHTSLFWGGAHILAVGDKKISQIGAWAEGDLPAMLALKMVKGSYTEFRDPSSIVISQSIAKALFGNADPVNKTIKADNKTNLKVIGVYEDLPRNTSFYETKFLMPFFNKNNWWGTQTGAWDNHGCSLYVQLADNVDFDKVSAKIRNITKPHFKMNDESIQVHPMSKWHLYSDFKNSKPVGGLIEMVWLFGIIGVFVLLLACINFMNLSTARSEKRAKEVGIRKSIGSMRSQLINQFLSESVIFACLALVVTVGIVLVALPSFNHIADKQINMPFGNVWFWLLALGFTLFTGVIAGSYPAFYLSSFEPVKVLKGTFKVGRFASLPRKVLVVVQFTVSIALIIGTIVVFRQIQYAKDRPVGYSRAGLLSIEMKTPEIYGHYETMRNDLIQTGAVEDMAESNSTTTEIWANNGGFDWEGKPAGFDPTFGTVAATYDFGHTVGWKIIQGRDFSRNFPTDTGAFILNESAVKMSGIKNPVGKVIRWNKQDHIVTGVVKDMVMESPYKKPVATVFMMLPGWVNFITLRVKPTMPMQEALKKIEPVFKKYNPGSPFDFKFNDDEYASKFSDEQRIGNLATIFAVLAIFISCLGLFGLASFVAEQRIKEIGVRKVLGASVANLWRLLSSEFVVLVTISLFIAIPATYYYMNNWLHKYEYRSTITWWIFAASGVGAVVITLLTVSYHAIKAALANPVKNLRSE; encoded by the coding sequence ATGTTAAAGAATTACATCAAAATCGCGTTCCGTAATATTGTTAAAAACAAGGTGCATGCCTTTATTAACATTGCGGGTTTATCGGTAGGGATGGCGGTGGCCATGCTTATCGGTCTTTGGATCTGGGACGAGTTATCGTTTGATAAGTACCATAGCACCTATAACCGCATGGGGCAGATTATGGTTACACAAACGGCAAATGGAGAAACGCCTACTTTTCGATCGACCGTGGTGCCGCTGAGTGCCGAATTGCGCACTAAGTATGCCAGCGATTTTAAACATACTTCGCTTTTTTGGGGTGGGGCGCATATTCTTGCGGTAGGTGATAAAAAGATATCACAAATTGGGGCCTGGGCCGAAGGTGATTTGCCGGCCATGCTCGCATTGAAAATGGTAAAAGGTAGTTATACCGAATTCAGGGATCCTTCATCAATAGTTATATCTCAATCAATTGCCAAAGCGCTGTTTGGTAATGCAGATCCAGTCAATAAAACTATCAAGGCTGATAATAAAACAAACCTAAAAGTTATAGGCGTATATGAAGACTTGCCGCGCAATACCTCGTTTTATGAAACAAAGTTCCTGATGCCTTTTTTTAATAAAAACAATTGGTGGGGCACACAAACAGGAGCATGGGATAACCATGGCTGCTCATTGTATGTTCAGCTGGCTGATAACGTGGATTTTGATAAAGTATCGGCCAAGATCAGGAATATCACCAAGCCGCACTTTAAGATGAATGATGAAAGTATACAGGTGCATCCCATGAGCAAATGGCACCTGTACAGCGATTTTAAAAACAGCAAACCTGTTGGTGGACTTATTGAAATGGTTTGGCTGTTTGGTATTATCGGGGTATTTGTATTGTTACTGGCCTGTATCAATTTCATGAACCTGAGTACTGCCCGAAGTGAGAAACGTGCTAAGGAAGTGGGGATCAGAAAGTCTATCGGTTCCATGCGCTCACAGCTCATCAACCAGTTTTTGAGCGAATCGGTAATATTTGCATGTTTGGCGCTGGTGGTTACGGTGGGTATAGTTTTGGTTGCGCTGCCATCATTTAATCATATTGCCGATAAACAAATAAATATGCCATTTGGCAATGTTTGGTTTTGGCTCCTGGCTTTGGGTTTCACCTTATTTACAGGCGTCATAGCAGGCAGTTATCCGGCATTTTACCTTTCATCATTTGAGCCGGTGAAGGTTTTAAAGGGGACTTTCAAGGTAGGCCGTTTTGCGTCTCTGCCGCGTAAGGTTTTGGTTGTTGTGCAGTTTACGGTATCCATAGCGCTGATTATAGGTACTATCGTTGTGTTCAGGCAAATCCAGTATGCTAAAGACAGGCCGGTCGGTTATTCGCGTGCGGGCTTGCTTTCTATCGAAATGAAGACTCCTGAGATTTACGGACATTATGAAACTATGCGTAACGACCTGATCCAAACCGGTGCGGTTGAGGATATGGCCGAATCAAACAGTACTACTACAGAGATTTGGGCAAATAACGGAGGTTTTGACTGGGAGGGCAAGCCTGCAGGGTTCGACCCAACTTTTGGTACCGTTGCTGCAACTTATGATTTTGGGCATACCGTAGGCTGGAAAATTATCCAAGGGCGGGATTTTTCAAGAAACTTCCCAACGGATACCGGCGCCTTTATCCTGAACGAATCGGCAGTGAAAATGAGCGGCATTAAAAATCCGGTAGGCAAAGTGATCAGGTGGAATAAACAGGATCACATTGTTACGGGCGTTGTGAAGGATATGGTGATGGAATCGCCTTACAAAAAACCTGTAGCTACTGTATTTATGATGCTGCCGGGCTGGGTTAATTTCATAACACTAAGGGTTAAACCAACCATGCCCATGCAGGAGGCTTTAAAAAAGATAGAACCGGTGTTCAAAAAATATAACCCCGGCAGCCCGTTTGATTTTAAGTTTAATGATGATGAGTACGCGAGCAAGTTTTCGGATGAGCAACGGATAGGTAACCTTGCTACCATATTTGCGGTGCTGGCTATATTTATATCGTGCCTCGGCTTATTTGGCCTGGCTTCATTTGTTGCCGAACAACGTATCAAGGAGATAGGGGTACGCAAAGTATTGGGTGCTTCGGTGGCTAATTTGTGGCGGTTGCTCTCCTCCGAGTTTGTGGTTTTAGTTACCATATCACTCTTTATAGCTATTCCTGCAACATACTATTATATGAACAACTGGCTGCATAAGTATGAATACCGGTCGACCATAACCTGGTGGATCTTCGCGGCATCAGGAGTTGGCGCTGTGGTAATCACTTTATTAACGGTTAGCTATCACGCCATAAAAGCAGCGCTGGCTAACCCTGTAAAGAATTTGCGATCGGAATAA
- a CDS encoding ABC transporter permease has translation MIKNYLKVAWRNLLRNKTHAFINAAGLSVGLVCSLLIMLWVQNELDMDSWFKNGSRIYAVYELQKYDHKLHGSYNTPGHTTEEMKKVFPEVQYGANMGFDQWNTFQAGDKILKIGGTSAGEDYFKIFSYKLLQGSAKTALNTPKSLSISRKMANRFFGSAEAAIGKTIRYENAKDFTVTAVYEDMPNNSSQKFDFVMNWYNFLDENTWARDWGNQGPAAVIMLRPDADPVKFAKKIPHFLDSYNGTNRKTSTFIIDLGMMRYSDTYLRGNFEDGKIVGGRIEYVRIFSIVAVFILLIACINFMNLTTARSVKRAKEIGVRKVVGAVRSALIGQFIAESMLITALSVLVSLILLVLLLPLFNEVTQKQIELPFHDAAFWFKLVAITLITGLVSGSYPALFLSSFNPVKVLKGALKLDTGTTLFRKGLVVFQFVLSVVLITGTIVIAGQMNFIQSKNLGYNRENLVYIPLEGDLTAKYSTVKQEALRMPGVQSITRITNTPTNIQNGTGGVDWIGKDPNVNIQFTQASVGYDFVKTMKIKVLQGRDFSKDFPTDSVGYILNEAALKRIGYKNPIGQPLTFWGKHGKIVGVIKDFHFNSMHEEIKPLVLRCAENENYGSILLRTQPGKTREALASMEKLCKQLNPAFPFNYNFSDEEYQKLYQNEQVIGKLSDAFAFLAIFISCLGLLGLAMFTAEQRVKEIGIRKVLGASVGSLFRLLSTEFMLLVVIALLIASPIAWYAASKWLQGYAYRTQVQWWMFGLSGTLIILIALATVSFQSIKAALINPIKSLRSE, from the coding sequence ATGATAAAAAACTATTTAAAAGTAGCCTGGCGTAACTTGCTGCGTAATAAAACGCATGCGTTTATTAACGCTGCGGGGCTTTCGGTGGGCTTGGTGTGCAGCCTGCTCATCATGCTTTGGGTGCAGAATGAGCTGGATATGGACTCGTGGTTTAAAAATGGGTCACGGATCTATGCAGTTTATGAGTTACAAAAGTATGACCATAAGCTGCATGGTAGTTACAATACTCCGGGCCACACTACCGAAGAGATGAAAAAAGTATTCCCGGAAGTACAGTACGGTGCAAATATGGGTTTCGACCAGTGGAATACCTTCCAGGCAGGCGATAAAATATTAAAGATTGGCGGTACCTCCGCCGGCGAAGATTATTTCAAAATCTTTAGTTATAAACTGCTTCAGGGTTCGGCCAAAACCGCATTAAATACCCCAAAGAGCTTGTCCATCTCACGTAAAATGGCTAACCGGTTTTTTGGCAGCGCAGAGGCGGCCATTGGTAAAACAATCCGCTATGAAAACGCTAAAGATTTTACAGTTACTGCTGTATATGAGGACATGCCGAATAACAGCTCGCAAAAGTTTGATTTTGTGATGAACTGGTATAACTTTTTGGATGAAAACACCTGGGCGCGCGACTGGGGCAACCAGGGGCCAGCCGCTGTTATTATGCTTCGCCCGGATGCCGACCCGGTGAAGTTTGCTAAAAAGATCCCTCATTTTTTAGATTCTTATAACGGTACAAACCGTAAAACATCAACTTTTATCATCGACCTGGGGATGATGCGCTATAGCGATACTTATCTGCGGGGCAATTTTGAAGATGGAAAAATTGTAGGAGGGCGTATTGAATATGTACGTATTTTCAGCATAGTGGCGGTGTTTATTTTGCTGATAGCCTGTATCAACTTCATGAACTTAACTACAGCCCGCTCAGTTAAGCGGGCTAAAGAGATTGGGGTACGCAAGGTAGTAGGTGCCGTGCGTTCGGCTTTAATAGGCCAGTTCATTGCCGAGTCGATGCTCATTACCGCACTTTCGGTTTTGGTTTCCCTGATATTGCTTGTACTGTTGTTGCCGTTGTTTAACGAGGTAACCCAAAAGCAAATTGAATTGCCCTTTCATGATGCTGCTTTTTGGTTCAAACTTGTGGCAATTACACTAATAACCGGTTTAGTATCGGGGAGTTATCCGGCTTTATTCCTGTCGTCGTTCAATCCGGTTAAAGTGCTCAAAGGAGCGCTGAAGCTTGATACCGGTACTACTTTGTTCCGTAAAGGGTTGGTGGTGTTTCAGTTTGTACTATCAGTTGTGCTGATTACCGGTACTATAGTTATAGCGGGGCAGATGAATTTTATCCAGTCGAAAAATTTAGGGTATAACCGCGAAAACCTGGTTTATATTCCGCTTGAAGGTGATTTGACAGCCAAATACAGCACCGTTAAGCAAGAGGCTTTGAGAATGCCCGGGGTGCAATCAATTACGCGGATCACCAATACACCAACCAATATCCAGAATGGAACGGGCGGTGTTGACTGGATAGGTAAGGACCCCAATGTTAATATCCAGTTCACCCAGGCATCGGTAGGATACGATTTTGTGAAAACTATGAAGATCAAAGTATTGCAGGGTCGCGATTTTTCGAAAGACTTCCCGACGGATTCTGTTGGCTATATCCTTAACGAAGCCGCGCTGAAAAGGATAGGGTATAAAAACCCAATAGGCCAGCCGCTGACTTTTTGGGGCAAACATGGCAAAATTGTAGGTGTGATCAAAGATTTTCATTTTAACTCCATGCATGAAGAAATTAAGCCATTGGTGTTAAGATGTGCCGAAAACGAAAACTATGGCAGTATCCTGTTACGTACGCAGCCCGGCAAAACCCGCGAAGCACTGGCCAGCATGGAAAAGTTGTGCAAACAGCTAAATCCGGCCTTCCCGTTCAATTACAATTTTTCGGATGAGGAATATCAGAAGTTATACCAAAACGAGCAGGTGATTGGTAAACTATCGGACGCATTTGCCTTTTTAGCCATCTTTATATCATGTCTTGGCTTGCTTGGCTTAGCCATGTTCACAGCCGAACAACGTGTAAAGGAGATAGGCATCCGCAAGGTACTGGGCGCGAGTGTAGGCTCGTTGTTCAGGCTTTTATCAACGGAGTTTATGTTACTGGTAGTAATCGCCTTACTTATTGCTTCACCAATAGCATGGTATGCTGCTTCAAAATGGCTGCAGGGTTACGCTTACCGTACACAGGTACAATGGTGGATGTTTGGACTATCGGGCACGTTAATTATTTTGATAGCGCTGGCAACTGTAAGTTTCCAAAGTATTAAAGCAGCGCTGATCAACCCGATAAAAAGTTTGAGATCAGAATAA
- a CDS encoding ABC transporter permease → MINIVGLATGTLCCLYILLYVQDQYSYDKQHKDVKDIYRITTSLELTGDKHNSATSSPPITPAMKNDFGEVLQFTRLVTTDGFGAKQHLLRYKEKSFYQQDAAYVDSTFFDVFNFHFVSGNANKVLSEPYSIVLLKPVADKLFGGENAVGKMISIDNSFGKHDFKVMGVVDESAGRSHIHASMFMAMNGGGLGEYVRRNTAWAGNNFLYAYVKLRPNASAAALEKKLPDFLNKYGADQLKAIGMKKVLHLQPVTTIHTTPGREHELTKTLDPSFLYIMILVAVLIQVVACINFMNLSTARASKRAKEVGVRKVIGAGQGDLMKQFLGESFMLTLMGVAIALPLLVLLLPYLNQVTHTDIHLSFFSNYRLWLMLMGIVVVTGFVAGSYPAFYLSAFKAIKVIKGNFTSHISAAGIRKSLVVFQFVLSIVLITGIIVIYSQLNFVKNKDLGFDQNQKLIFNFYTGTTQGKMKNFANDLRQLAEVKTVSNADNYLSQFVPHDHGVYPAGGNMTTAIDAQNINTDEFFAKANGIKIIAGRDFRIGDTTRVLINETLCKRLGLNPQTAPGTRLYTQYDPDPVTFVEVAGVMKDFNYNSLHMEVKPFMLVYRNDPRQFNVMVVSTDSKNYKSLLGKMEALWRKDIADAPFEYSFLDTEVQKQYETEVTLSQIINAFTLMAIVISCLGLFGLAAFSAEQRSKEIGVRKVLGASVTGIVQLLSKDFVQLVLIALVISTPIAWWGMSKWLQAFEYRVSISWWMFALAGVLAMVIALLTVSTQAIKAARMNPVKSLKAE, encoded by the coding sequence TTGATAAACATAGTAGGATTAGCCACAGGTACACTGTGCTGCCTGTACATTTTACTTTACGTGCAGGATCAGTATAGCTATGATAAGCAGCATAAAGATGTTAAGGATATTTACCGCATAACTACCTCGCTTGAGTTAACCGGCGATAAGCATAACAGCGCTACCAGTTCGCCACCCATTACACCAGCTATGAAAAATGATTTTGGTGAGGTTTTGCAGTTTACACGCCTGGTAACCACCGATGGATTTGGGGCCAAGCAGCACCTGCTACGCTACAAAGAAAAATCATTTTATCAGCAGGATGCTGCTTATGTGGATTCCACCTTTTTTGATGTGTTCAACTTCCATTTTGTTAGTGGTAATGCTAATAAGGTGCTATCCGAACCTTATAGTATTGTATTGTTGAAACCGGTTGCTGATAAGCTTTTCGGCGGCGAAAATGCTGTGGGCAAGATGATCTCTATCGACAATTCATTCGGTAAGCATGATTTTAAGGTTATGGGGGTTGTTGACGAAAGTGCCGGCCGGTCGCACATTCATGCCAGCATGTTTATGGCCATGAACGGCGGTGGTTTGGGCGAGTATGTAAGGCGGAATACCGCCTGGGCCGGGAATAACTTTTTATATGCTTATGTAAAACTCCGCCCCAATGCCAGCGCGGCTGCGCTGGAAAAAAAACTTCCGGACTTTTTAAATAAATACGGTGCCGACCAACTGAAAGCCATAGGCATGAAAAAAGTATTGCACCTGCAGCCTGTAACTACCATACATACAACGCCGGGGCGCGAGCACGAGCTTACAAAAACACTCGATCCATCGTTTTTGTATATCATGATATTGGTGGCTGTACTGATACAGGTAGTGGCCTGTATCAACTTCATGAACCTTTCGACCGCGCGTGCATCCAAACGTGCTAAAGAAGTGGGTGTACGTAAAGTGATAGGCGCCGGCCAGGGCGATTTGATGAAGCAGTTTTTAGGCGAATCATTTATGCTGACGCTTATGGGTGTAGCCATAGCTTTACCATTACTCGTATTGCTGCTGCCATATTTAAATCAGGTAACCCATACCGATATTCATTTATCGTTTTTTAGCAATTACAGGCTTTGGCTAATGCTGATGGGCATAGTTGTGGTTACCGGCTTTGTGGCCGGAAGCTATCCTGCATTTTACCTGTCGGCGTTTAAGGCTATCAAGGTGATCAAAGGCAATTTTACCAGTCATATTTCGGCAGCAGGGATCCGTAAATCATTGGTAGTGTTTCAGTTTGTGCTGTCGATAGTGCTTATAACAGGCATTATTGTGATCTACAGTCAGCTCAATTTCGTAAAGAATAAAGATCTTGGCTTCGACCAAAATCAAAAGCTCATCTTTAATTTTTATACCGGTACTACTCAAGGCAAAATGAAAAATTTTGCAAATGATTTAAGGCAACTGGCCGAAGTTAAAACCGTAAGCAACGCTGATAATTACCTGAGCCAGTTTGTACCACATGATCATGGGGTTTACCCAGCCGGTGGCAACATGACTACCGCTATCGACGCACAAAATATTAATACCGACGAATTTTTTGCCAAAGCGAACGGCATAAAAATAATTGCCGGCCGGGATTTCCGGATAGGGGATACTACCCGGGTACTCATTAACGAAACCTTATGTAAGCGCCTGGGACTAAACCCGCAGACTGCTCCGGGGACGCGATTGTATACCCAATATGATCCGGACCCGGTGACCTTTGTTGAAGTGGCCGGGGTAATGAAGGACTTTAACTATAACTCCCTGCATATGGAAGTAAAGCCGTTTATGCTGGTTTACCGTAATGATCCGAGGCAGTTTAATGTGATGGTGGTATCAACAGATAGCAAAAACTATAAATCGCTGCTGGGCAAAATGGAAGCGCTGTGGCGTAAAGACATAGCCGACGCACCATTTGAATATTCTTTCTTAGATACCGAGGTGCAAAAGCAGTATGAAACTGAAGTTACCTTGTCGCAAATTATTAATGCCTTTACGCTGATGGCGATAGTGATATCCTGCCTTGGCCTGTTTGGCCTGGCAGCTTTCAGTGCCGAACAGCGCAGTAAGGAAATAGGTGTACGTAAGGTGCTCGGCGCCAGTGTAACGGGTATTGTGCAGTTATTGTCGAAAGATTTTGTACAACTGGTGCTGATAGCCCTTGTAATATCCACGCCAATAGCATGGTGGGGCATGAGCAAATGGCTGCAAGCCTTTGAATACCGTGTATCTATAAGCTGGTGGATGTTTGCCCTGGCCGGTGTGCTGGCTATGGTAATAGCCCTGCTAACGGTAAGCACACAAGCCATAAAAGCTGCGAGGATGAACCCGGTGAAGAGCTTGAAGGCGGAGTGA
- a CDS encoding ABC transporter permease — protein MNLDDHIWSLASKKLANEASEKELQELNALLAENPVLHSQLRLMSKWWDDGEEKPKSDGSALFGRIQAKIKDMEGTGLSAVVETPSPVKPVKTMQTNYNSTEKLKQHSPFLNSTAMIKNYLKVALRQLRKQKMYTAIKIGGFAFSIAACLLIALYIRDELSFDKSYPNAANVYRLIGDYHDGGLHEKGVDWPSVMGKVINQDFPEVEKSGRLMPNSLFWGAGSNELKRADQADNTHEDGFAYADQGLIDILNVPMVYGDAKHALTEPLSMVISKSKADKYFPGQNPVGKVMYLNNNKTKPFKIAAVMQDMPNNSHLHDFKFLITLAGVEFWNGEQATWDANNYHIYMALKPGTNIPAFEKKVSTNILKNYYVPNMTKNGDKRAGRVMDIFSMKVQNIQDINLRSYDIHDGMAHGDIRFIWLFGAVAGFILVIACINFINLSTAKSANRAKEVGLRKVVGSQRSGLIRQFLTESLLYSFCSFVLGLILAWALLPYFNVLASKSLNMPWAQWWLVPVVLASAFLIGIVAGIYPAFYLSGFKPAEVLKGKLSTGSKSSALRNVLVVFQFATSIILIISTVVIYNQMQFILNKKVGFEKDQVLMIQGTNTLDNQVKAFKNELLKLPTVKSASVSDFLPVSGTKRNGNQFFNDGKQKVEAGVGGQFWDIDHDYLQTLGIKLVAGRNFNPDMKTDSQAVIINQTMAKKLGLKNPIGKKIVNYGPAKTIIGVVQDFNFESMRDGIEPMVLHLSASESIVSVKIKAGDVKNALAQITTTWKQFAPNQPIRYTFMDERFASMYADVQRMGRIFTSFAVLAIIIACLGLFALAAFMAEQRSKEIGIRKVLGATIGNITTMLSMNFVKLVFIAIVIATPIAYYAMTKWLQDFTYRVPLSWWMFALAGIAAIMIALVTVSYQSIKAALMNPVKSLKTE, from the coding sequence ATGAACTTGGATGACCACATTTGGAGCCTGGCTTCAAAGAAATTGGCTAATGAAGCTTCGGAAAAGGAGTTGCAAGAGCTAAATGCCTTGCTGGCCGAAAACCCGGTGCTGCATAGCCAGCTAAGGTTAATGTCGAAATGGTGGGATGATGGAGAGGAAAAGCCAAAGAGTGACGGTTCGGCTTTGTTTGGCAGGATCCAGGCAAAAATCAAAGATATGGAAGGCACAGGGTTATCAGCGGTAGTTGAAACGCCTTCTCCGGTTAAACCGGTGAAAACTATGCAGACTAACTATAACAGCACTGAAAAATTAAAACAACATAGCCCCTTTTTAAATAGCACCGCCATGATTAAAAATTATTTAAAGGTCGCTTTAAGACAGTTGCGCAAGCAAAAAATGTATACTGCTATTAAAATCGGCGGCTTTGCGTTTAGTATTGCGGCCTGCCTGCTAATTGCTCTGTACATTCGCGATGAGTTAAGCTTTGATAAAAGCTACCCCAATGCCGCCAATGTTTACCGCTTAATTGGCGACTATCATGATGGCGGTTTACATGAAAAAGGTGTTGACTGGCCATCGGTTATGGGAAAGGTGATTAACCAGGATTTTCCGGAAGTGGAAAAATCAGGCCGTTTAATGCCTAATTCGTTGTTTTGGGGCGCTGGCAGCAATGAACTGAAACGAGCCGACCAGGCCGACAATACCCACGAAGACGGTTTTGCCTATGCCGATCAGGGCCTGATTGATATATTGAACGTACCGATGGTTTACGGTGACGCTAAACATGCGCTCACGGAGCCACTGAGCATGGTAATTTCAAAAAGCAAGGCCGATAAATATTTTCCCGGTCAAAATCCGGTAGGCAAGGTGATGTACCTGAACAATAACAAAACCAAGCCCTTTAAAATAGCCGCTGTAATGCAGGACATGCCGAATAATTCGCACCTGCACGATTTTAAATTTTTAATAACCCTTGCCGGTGTTGAGTTCTGGAACGGAGAGCAAGCTACCTGGGATGCCAATAACTATCATATTTATATGGCACTGAAACCGGGTACCAACATACCGGCTTTTGAAAAAAAGGTTAGCACTAATATTCTTAAAAACTATTATGTGCCCAACATGACCAAAAACGGCGACAAGCGGGCAGGCCGGGTAATGGACATATTTAGCATGAAAGTGCAGAATATCCAGGATATCAATTTGCGCTCATATGATATCCATGATGGTATGGCGCACGGAGATATCAGGTTTATCTGGCTGTTTGGCGCAGTAGCAGGCTTTATTTTGGTGATTGCCTGCATCAACTTTATTAACCTATCAACCGCCAAGTCGGCTAACAGGGCCAAGGAGGTGGGCCTGCGCAAAGTGGTTGGTTCACAACGCAGCGGTTTGATCAGGCAATTTCTTACCGAATCGTTATTATACAGCTTTTGCTCTTTTGTTTTAGGGTTGATATTGGCATGGGCGCTCTTGCCTTATTTTAATGTATTGGCATCCAAGTCACTAAATATGCCCTGGGCGCAATGGTGGCTGGTTCCGGTGGTATTGGCATCGGCATTTTTGATTGGCATTGTGGCCGGTATTTATCCCGCGTTTTACCTGTCGGGTTTTAAGCCTGCCGAGGTGCTTAAGGGAAAGCTAAGCACCGGTAGTAAAAGTTCTGCGCTCAGGAATGTGCTGGTGGTTTTTCAGTTTGCAACGTCCATTATCCTTATCATCAGTACAGTGGTGATCTATAACCAGATGCAATTCATCCTTAATAAAAAAGTGGGGTTTGAAAAAGACCAGGTGTTAATGATCCAGGGTACTAATACGCTTGATAACCAGGTAAAGGCATTTAAGAATGAACTGTTAAAACTGCCGACCGTTAAAAGTGCCTCTGTCAGCGATTTTCTGCCGGTTTCGGGTACCAAGCGTAATGGAAACCAGTTTTTTAATGATGGTAAGCAAAAAGTGGAAGCCGGTGTTGGCGGCCAGTTTTGGGATATAGATCATGATTACCTGCAAACCTTGGGTATTAAGCTGGTAGCTGGCCGCAACTTTAACCCCGACATGAAAACCGATTCGCAGGCGGTGATCATTAATCAAACTATGGCCAAAAAGCTTGGCCTCAAAAATCCTATAGGTAAAAAGATCGTCAACTATGGTCCGGCTAAAACCATTATTGGTGTGGTACAGGATTTCAATTTTGAATCCATGCGTGATGGCATTGAACCCATGGTGCTTCATTTGTCGGCAAGTGAGTCGATAGTATCGGTAAAAATAAAAGCAGGCGATGTAAAGAACGCCCTGGCACAGATCACCACAACCTGGAAACAGTTTGCACCAAACCAGCCTATCCGTTATACTTTTATGGATGAACGTTTTGCCAGTATGTATGCCGACGTACAGCGCATGGGCCGCATCTTTACCAGTTTCGCGGTATTGGCCATTATCATAGCCTGCCTTGGCCTGTTTGCCTTAGCTGCTTTCATGGCCGAGCAGCGGAGCAAGGAAATCGGTATTCGCAAGGTACTGGGCGCTACCATAGGTAACATCACCACCATGCTATCCATGAATTTTGTAAAATTGGTATTCATCGCCATTGTAATAGCTACACCTATAGCTTATTATGCTATGACCAAATGGCTGCAGGATTTTACCTATCGTGTGCCATTGAGCTGGTGGATGTTTGCCCTGGCGGGTATAGCGGCAATTATGATAGCGCTGGTTACGGTAAGCTATCAAAGTATTAAAGCAGCACTGATGAACCCGGTAAAGAGTTTGAAGACGGAATGA